A single region of the Triticum dicoccoides isolate Atlit2015 ecotype Zavitan chromosome 2B, WEW_v2.0, whole genome shotgun sequence genome encodes:
- the LOC119368907 gene encoding uncharacterized protein LOC119368907 → MDTNWGVGVGVDLNAPPPTGGDDWRAQLLPEARSRVVNKIMECLKKHLPVSVPEGLNELQIIAVRFEDKIYTAATSQSDYLRKISLKMLSMETKAQQAPGNAQVIPNLNNPGQASCLRMPDGTPWRPIQGSDPAAVAAAAGVDPNAPPLTGGDWRPQLQPEARSRIVNKIMECLKKHLPAVSVPEGLNELQKIAVRSEEKIYTAATSQSDYLRKISLKIQSMEKNT, encoded by the exons ATGGACACCAACTGGGGCGTTGGCGTCGGCGTTGACCTGAACGCCCCGCCGCCCACCGGCGGCGACGACTGGCGCGCCCAGCTCCTGCCCGAGGCGCGCAGCAGGGTCGTCAACAAGAT AATGGAATGTCTGAAGAAGCATCTGCCGGTATCAGTGCCAGAGGGACTGAACGAACTTCAAATCATCGCGGTGCGGTTCGAAGATAAGATCTATACTGCAGCGACCAGCCAG TCTGATTATTTGCGGAAGATCTCTCTGAAAATGCTATCTATGGAGACGAAGGCACAACAGGCCCCTGGAAATGCTCAAGTGATTCCAAATCTAAACAACCCCGGTCAAG CATCATGTTTAAGAATGCCCGACGGAACCCCCTGGCGGCCCATCCAGGGTTCAGACCCCGCTGCAGTCGCCGCTGCTGCCGGCGTTGATCCGAACGCCCCGCCCCTCACCGGAGGCGATTGGCGCCCCCAGCTTCAGCCTGAGGCGCGCAGCAGGATCGTCAATAAGAT AATGGAATGCCTGAAGAAGCATCTGCCAGCTGTATCAGTGCCAGAGGGACTGAACGAACTTCAAAAAATCGCTGTGCGAAGCGAAGAGAAGATCTATACAGCAGCGACCAGCCAG TCTGATTATTTGCGGAAGATTTCTCTGAAAATACAATCTATGGAGAAGAACACATAA